A genomic stretch from Euwallacea fornicatus isolate EFF26 chromosome 10, ASM4011564v1, whole genome shotgun sequence includes:
- the rhea gene encoding talin-1 isoform X5: MSDPQRALVSTIEATQVKIKESELELDRKAHYPEIGSDAGAKKWKQVTLDTSKQNVGSQIAAMNAATAQVVTLTMAPDEVDHHAVGAAITTIGSNLPEMTKEVKKIIAFTDDSNMGDKLLDATRHLCKAFSDLLKAAEPESKEPRQSLLNAASRVGEASTQVLATIGEDTAENKELQDLLLALAKAVANTTAALVLKAKNIAASCDDQPTQNRVIGAATQCALATSQLVACAKVVAPTIQSPACQEQLTAAVREVAKAVENLVGICNEATPDEDLNSKLNEAAAEVTRSLNDLLNHIKFGPREKAKESVQEQSVEEIYTATDKISAATGDANEMVRQARRLGNATAQLIQSIKGEAESQPANTDIHRRLLAAAKTLADATARMVEAARQCTEYPHDIKRQDQLRRTAEDLRDVTIVAATTPALRAKLIDRVQACARKAISSATQCISAAQASHEYNSNAATREALIQDTRELAEQIPPLVESIKHNGANPDDTNAQSELMYVAEVFLHPATHFVQTSRTVLPTLIDQSITEQLSLTSHQLNSDLSDLRNAISRAKPTLQGLGLDGPAQLIDDLQEELREFERAVEEHRLRPLPGDSAEKGAQQLIASSKMVNQGVAQLLSATAQGNEMYNSQAARDTAHSLSNFTGAVRCIAATSDNPDLKRKIIHSGQDVLTHSAKLLEESYQSLYTVDTTPTLQRTAKNVQAALQRTIGCLPGQRDVDAAITNIIEWTSSINSGEFPSTNKSYGELQQELTTAAANLDQASAGVVHSVDNPIQLASSSKDFSSAFYDLLRVSMEMAGETTEPDIRTEMVQSLKTVSTSSSALLTTAKSLSADPTLPNGKNQLAAAARAVTDSINHLVNVCTSNAPGQTECDNAIRKIQAMRYLLEKPSEPVNDCSYFESLDCVIEKSKVLGEALTGMTNTARHSEHEKFSDHIKSFSSAICSLVETSAQTAYLVGASDSSSIAGRPGLVDQAQFARASQAIKKGCEALTMGASPQKQVLEAATTIAKHTSALCNSCRVASSKTTNPVAKRQFVQSAKAVANSTSALVKEIKALDADYSELNRRRCAEATRPLLDAVEDLCVYASSSEFVTIPAKISPQAREAQKPIVGAGNRLIDSSCSVISSAKNLIVMPKDPSTWQQFAKCSKDVSDSMKELVANIRSSAPGGNECEQAAQILTNHLKTLDAAYMDAVSQSLQPRRTATLPIFSQQVERAAAGLTDTIEPLRHAAKFEAENIGHTVNQMIQYFEPLVQSTIGAASNMTNSKQQEQLLNQAKSVTESALQFVYSSKDCGGNPQAKNIHQDIDETADLTKVAIQDLVQSLEIISTQSGIVSGVVDNLTRAITRLSDHRASLIISDSDNYVDYQTRMVECAKEVAKISGEMATKAATDSQQLAALSAQLSHKYTQLANDSIGAAAAATNGEVGMRLKEVVQQLGSACVDLVQASGQCLISKDDINLREVGECSRIVAEKVATVLATLQSGSRGTQACINAASTVSGIIGDLETTIMFATAGNLNPENENESFADHRENILKTAKALVEDTKTLVAGAASSQEQLAVAAQNSVATIVQLAEVVKLGAASLGSDNPDSQVMLINAVRDVASALGDLIHATKAASGKPINDPAMAHLKDSAKIMVTNVTSLLKTVKAVEDEHTRGTRALESTVEAIGQEMRSIYSSEGIRQNVTVEDLIRCTKSITNATAKSVSAGISNKQDDIIAAANLSRKAISDMLITCKSAAFTLAETEELRRETLNAGHECAKDFRQLLITILEGNGSADMKQTLPIISRKIAQSVTELVSLAKRLKGSDWVDPDDPTVKAEHELLGAAASIDAAAKKLANLRPRQNVTTQDPNLEFMNFDEMILEAAKSITSAIGLLIKAASAAQRELIDSGKMSRYPISSSDDGQWSEGLISAARLVAAATHSLVEAANALVQGLGSEDKLIAAAKQVASSTAHLLVACKVKAEGDTEATRRLHAAGNAVIRSTDNLVRAAQQAEQAEEERYLVINRRMVGGIAQEIDAQTEVCRIERELLEAKNKLVAIRKEKYKLKRNETSGDETDGYISSAPEQETRYGHSYDNSRSPYNQSTNQYYQDSTYDHLESPDKINSLDRQTKSLLGAVNQLDQAVYGSSNSYGQSSPYAATYDTPYAQQYPVGGYSSSGYDSYNQARGSPTKPASPVYKTTPGYGSTVSCFQPSGLSTPSHYATLNPPSSKASMNTSPKPFSSAGSAPPPPPPPTYLQTDYQSSSPSYQQNEAHKSQGFSSIQSHTFKPSSTNFEKTTSESTTRTFKPSVVTTDISSHSFKPLNLPNLSSDGYSTSEYSTNTYKTPEGYRTDSYKYEYYKSEPKTTFSSNTEKYYTTTTVKGGDKGTIMGQPSPKSAFDSFKNNGGRADEQYQSSYSSNVEYITEPPVVKDDLIEQKTIKKSINEERFEKRTTTTSRTTKQESQMKTFKFQ, from the exons ATGTCCGACCCGCAACGCGCCCTCGTGTCCACAATCGAGGCGACACAAGTCAAGATCAAAGAGTCCGAGCTTGAGCTGGACAGGAAAGCGCATTATCCGGAGATTGGCAGCGATGCTGGAGCTAAGAAATGGAAGCAAGTCACGTTGGATACGAGCAAGCAGAACGTGGGCAGCCAAATTGCTGCGATGAATGCTGCCACTGCCCAG GTTGTAACTTTGACTATGGCCCCGGATGAAGTAGATCATCATGCTGTAGGAGCAGCTATTACGACAATTGGAAGCAATTTGCCGGAAATGACTAAAGAAGTAAAAAAGATTATTGCGTTTACCGACGATTCCAACATGGGAGATAAGCTACTGGATGCCACTAGACACTTGTGCAAGGCCTTTAGCGACCTACTCAAAGCAGCCGAACCCGAATCGAAAGAG CCACGCCAAAGTCTCCTCAACGCTGCCTCCAGGGTGGGAGAGGCCAGCACCCAAGTCCTGGCCACAATTGGTGAAGATACCGCCGAAAACAAAGAGCTTCAAGACCTCCTTCTGGCTCTGGCCAAGGCGGTAGCCAATACCACAGCCGCTTTAGTGCTGAAAGCCAAGAACATAGCGGCGTCTTGCGACGATCAGCCAACTCAAAACCGGGTAATCGGAGCGGCGACGCAATGCGCTCTGGCAACGTCGCAACTGGTTGCATGTGCCAAAGTAGTGGCTCCCACTATCCAGTCGCCTGCTTGTCAGGAACAGTTGACAGCGGCCGTGAGGGAAGTGGCCAAAGCTGTGGAGAATCTAGTGGGTATTTGCAACGAGGCAACGCCGGATGAGGATTTGAATAGCAAGTTAAACGAGGCCGCTGCTGAAGTAACGAG ATCCCTAAACGATCTTTTGAACCACATTAAGTTCGGTCCAAGGGAGAAGGCCAAGGAGTCGGTGCAGGAGCAGAGCGTCGAAGAGATTTACACGGCTACAGACAAGATATCTGCAGCCACTGGAGATGCCAACGAAATG GTCCGTCAAGCGAGACGTTTGGGCAACGCCACCGCCCAACTTATCCAAAGCATTAAAGGTGAGGCGGAAAGTCAGCCCGCCAATACAGATATCCATAGAAGATTGTTGGCTGCAGCCAAGACTTTGGCTGATGCCACTGCCAGGATG gTGGAAGCAGCCAGGCAATGCACGGAGTATCCTCATGATATAAAACGTCAAGACCAGCTGAGAAGAACCGCGGAGGATCTCAGGGATGTGACTATTGTGGCCGCCACTACCCCCGCTTTGAGGGCGAAACTGATTGATAGAGTGCAG gCCTGCGCTCGTAAAGCTATTTCATCGGCCACGCAATGCATATCAGCTGCCCAAGCCAGCCACGAGTATAACTCTAACGCGGCCACTCGCGAAGCTCTCATTCAGGACACTAGAGAGTTAGCCGAGCAGATTCCACCTTTAGTCGAATCAATCAAACACAACGGAGCCAACCCTGACGATACAAATGCTCAAAGTGAGCTCATGTATGTCGCCGAAGTGTTTTTGCAT CCCGCAACTCACTTTGTTCAAACATCCCGCACGGTGCTACCCACATTAATCGACCAATCAATCACCGAGCAATTGTCCTTAACCAGTCATCAGCTCAACTCCGACTTGAGCGATTTACGTAACGCTATCAGTCGAGCTAAGCCTACATTGCAAGGACTCGGCCTGGACGGTCCAGCTCAGCTGATCGACGACTTGCAAGAAGAATTACGGGAATTCGAAAGAGCCGTTGAAGAACACAGGTTACGGCCGCTTCCAGGCGATTCTGCCGAAAAGGGGGCGCAGCAGCTCATTGCCAGCAGTAAAATGGTCAATCAAGGG GTGGCGCAGCTCTTGAGTGCCACAGCCCAAGGCAATGAAATGTACAACTCGCAGGCGGCAAGAGATACTGCGCATAGTTTGAGCAATTTCACGGGGGCGGTTAGGTGTATCGCTGCCACAAGTGATAACCcagatttgaaaagaaaaattatccaTTCGG GTCAAGATGTCCTCACCCACTCTGCTAAACTTTTGGAAGAGTCTTACCAGAGTTTGTACACCGTGGACACCACCCCAACATTGCAAAGAACTGCTAAGAACGTGCAAGCAGCGTTGCAACGCACTATCGGGTGTCTGCCTGGTCAGAGAGATGTCGACGCTGCTATAACTAACATAATAGAATGGACTTCTAGCATAAATTCCGGAGAGTTCCCTTCAACGAATAAAAGTTACGGAGAATTGCAGCAGGAACTCACCACTGCCGCGGCAAATTTAGATCAAGCCAGCGCAGGAGTTGTACACTCTGTTGATAACCcg atcCAATTAGCCTCTTCTTCCAAAGACTTTTCGTCAGCCTTTTATGACCTCCTACGCGTCTCCATGGAAATGGCGGGGGAAACCACCGAGCCGGACATCCGTACCGAAATGGTTCAATCATTGAAGACCGTTTCCACGTCATCAAGTGCCTTACTAACCACTGCTAAATCTCTTTCTGCGGATCCCACTTTGCCGAACGGCAAAAATCAGTTAGCTGCCGCCGCAAG AGCCGTGACAGACAGCATCAATCACTTGGTTAACGTGTGCACCTCGAACGCTCCCGGTCAAACTGAGTGCGACAACGCGATAAGGAAGATCCAAGCGATGCGATATTTGCTGGAGAAACCCAGCGAACCCGTCAACGATTGCTCCTACTTTGAGTCGCTCGACTGTGTGATAGAAAAGAGTAAAGTGCTCGGGGAAGCACTCACAGGGATGACCAACACCGCCAGACATTCGGAACACGAAAAGTTTTCGGATCACATTAAGAGTTTCAGCAGCGCTATTTGTTCGTTGGTGGAAACGTCGGCCCAGACAGCCTATTTG GTTGGAGCATCTGATAGCAGCTCTATAGCAGGCAGACCAGGGCTCGTTGATCAAGCCCAATTCGCCAGGGCATCCCAAGCAATTAAAAAGGGTTGTGAAGCCCTAACTATGGGAGCAAGTCCTCAGAAACAAGTTTTGGAAGCGGCTACTACTATTGCCAAGCATACAAGTGCCTTGTGCAATTCATGCCG AGTGGCAAGTTCAAAAACCACAAATCCCGTCGCAAAACGCCAGTTTGTGCAAAGTGCCAAGGCTGTCGCAAACTCTACCTCGGCTCTCGTAAAGGAAATTAAGGCTTTGGACGCTGATTACAGCGAGCTAAATAGAAGGCGTTGCGCCGAAGCCACGAGGCCCCTACTAG aTGCCGTTGAAGATTTGTGCGTCTATGCTAGTTCGAGCGAGTTCGTTACTATCCCAGCAAAAATATCACCTCAGGCTCGCGAAGCTCAGAAACCCATAGTCGGTGCAGGAAATCGCCTTATTGACAGTTCCTGCTCTGTCATATCATCCGCTAAAAACTTGATTGTAATGCCTAAAGACCCATCAACATGGCAACAATTCGCCAAATGCTCCAAAGATGTCTCTGACTCCATGAAGGAACTGGTGGCCAATATTAG AAGTAGCGCACCTGGTGGTAACGAGTGCGAACAGGCGGCTCAAATATTGACCAATCATCTGAAGACTTTAGATGCTGCATATATGGATGCAGTTTCTCAGTCTTTGCAGCCAAGAAGAACAGCTACTTTGCCAATTTTCAGCCAACAAGTCGAAAG aGCCGCAGCTGGGTTGACGGACACAATCGAGCCGTTGAGACACGCGGCTAAATTCGAGGCCGAAAACATCGGTCACACAGTCAATCAGATGATCCAGTACTTCGAACCATTGGTTCAAAGCACTATCGGTGCTGCTTCTAATATGACCAATTCAAAACAGCAAGAACAATTGCTGAATCAGGCCAAATCTGTTACTGAGAGCGCGTTGCAGTTCGTGTATTCCTCTAAAGATTGCGGAGGAAATCCGCAG GCAAAAAACATTCATCAAGATATAGATGAAACTGCTGATTTAACCAAAGTAGCAATCCAGGACTTGGTTCAATCTCTGGAAATAATTTCAACACAAAGCGGAATAGTGTCTGGTGTTGTCGATAATCTGACTAGGGCCATTACTCGTTTATCGGACCACAGAGCTTCCCTCATTATATCAGATAGCGACAATTATGTCGATTACCAAACCAGGATGGTGGAGTGTGCCAAGGAAGTGGCCAAAATTTCCG GCGAAATGGCGACCAAAGCCGCAACTGACAGTCAACAATTAGCCGCTCTCAGCGCACAACTATCCCATAAGTACACTCAACTGGCCAATGACAGCATCGGAGCCGCAGCCGCCGCTACCAACGGCGAAGTCGGTATGAGACTTAAAGAG GTGGTCCAACAACTAGGCAGCGCCTGCGTCGACCTTGTTCAAGCCAGTGGCCAATGCCTTATCTCTAAAGACGACATCAACTTACGTGAAGTGGGTGAATGTTCGCGCATCGTGGCCGAGAAAGTAGCCACAGTACTAGCAACCTTACAGAGCGGCTCGAGGGGCACGCAAGCGTGCATCAATGCCGCCTCAACGGTTTCCGGTATCATCGGGGACCTCGAAACCACGATCATGTTTGCAACTGCGGGAAACCTCAATCCCGAGAACGAAAACGAATCCTTTGCCGATCACAGGGAGAACATTTTGAAGACTGCCAAAGCGTTAGTAGAAGACACGAAGACGTTGGTAGCGGGAGCTGCCAGTTCGCAGGAACAGTTGGCCGTTGCCGCTCAGAATTCAGTGGCCACAATAG TGCAACTGGCTGAAGTAGTAAAACTTGGAGCTGCCAGCTTGGGCTCGGATAATCCGGATTCCCAAGTGATGCTGATCAATGCTGTCCGTGACGTTGCCAGCGCTTTGGGGGACCTCATCCATGCTACTAAAGCGGCCAGTGGAAAACCCATCAACGATCCAGCAATGGCGCATTTGAAGGACAGTGCGAAG ATAATGGTAACCAACGTTACCTCCCTGTTAAAAACCGTGAAAGCCGTGGAGGATGAGCACACCAGAGGCACTAGGGCGCTTGAATCTACTGTTGAAGCTATCGGGCAGGAGATGAGG AGCATTTACTCCTCGGAGGGAATCAGGCAAAACGTCACAGTCGAAGACCTGATTAGATGCACCAAGAGCATCACCAATGCCACTGCCAAGTCTGTTTCGGCCGGAATTAGCAACAAACAGGACGACATCATAG CCGCCGCTAATCTCTCGAGGAAAGCCATATCCGACATGCTAATAACATGCAAAAGCGCCGCCTTCACTTTAGCTGAAACCGAAGAATTGCGCAGAGAAACCCTTAATGCCGGGCACGAATGCGCCAAAGATTTCAGACAGTTGTTGATTACCATCCTGGAGGGCAATGGGTCAGCTGATATGAAGCAAACGTTGCCCattatttctcgaaaaatcgCCCAATCTGTCACAGAGCTGGTTAGCTTAGCTAAAAGGTTGAAGGGATCCGACTGGGTGGATCCTGATGATCCCACTGTTAAGGCCGAGCATGAACTATTAGGAGCTGCTGCCTCTATTGATGCAGCTGCCAAAAAACTAGCGAATTTGAGACCTAGACAAAATGTCACG ACTCAAGATCCCAACTTGGAATTCATGAACTTCGACGAAATGATCTTGGAAGCAGCCAAATCGATCACCAGTGCTATCGGTTTATTGATCAAAGCGGCAAGCGCCGCCCAAAGAGAGCTTATCGATAGTGGAAAAATGTCCAGATATCCTATTTCTTCCTCCGATGATGGACAATGGTCCGAAGGACTCATTTCGGCCGCAAGACTCGTAGCTGCAGCCACTCACAGCCTCGTTGAAGCTGCTAATGCTTTAGTGCAAG GGTTGGGTAGTGAAGACAAGCTAATTGCGGCCGCTAAACAAGTGGCCAGTTCTACGGCACATCTGCTTGTTGCGTGCAAAGTAAAAGCAGAAGGGGACACTGAAGCTACAAGGAGGCTCCATGCTGCCGGAAATGCGGTTATTAGATCCACAGACAACCTCGTACGGGCTGCGCAGCAGGCCGAGCAAGCAGAGGAAGAGAG gtattTGGTAATCAACCGAAGGATGGTGGGAGGCATTGCCCAAGAAATAGACGCACAAACTGAAGTATGCAGGATAGAGCGCGAACTACTGGAGGCCAAGAACAAGTTGGTTGCTATAAGGAAGGAGAAATATAAGCTAAAGA GAAATGAAACTTCAGGTGATGAAACTGATGGGTACATCAGTTCAGCCCCTGAACAGGAAACACG ATATGGGCACAGCTACGACAACTCACGTTCGCCTTATAACCAATCAACTAACCAGTACTACCAAGATTCGACCTACGACCACTTGGAAAGCCCAGACAAAATCAACTCCCTGGATCGTCAGACAAAATCCCTCTTAGGAGCTGTGAACCAGCTGGATCAAGCAGTCTACGGCAGTAGCAACAGTTACGGCCAAAGTTCTCCATATGCCGCTACATATGACACCCCATACGCACAACAATATCCCGTGGGAGGATACAGTTCCTCCGGCTATGATAGCTATAATCAAGCCAGAGGAAGTCCCACTAAACCCGCTTCTCCAGTGTATAAAACGACTCCAGGTTATGGCAGTACTGTGAGCTGCTTCCAGCCCTCTGGTTTGAGCACGCCCAGCCATTATGCAACGTTAAATCCGCCTAGCAGCAAGGCTTCCATGAACACATCACCGAAACCTTTCAGCAGTGCTGGATCTGCACCTCCTCCCCCTCCTCCTCCCACATATCTACAAACTGATTATCAGTCCAGTTCTCCTAGCTATCAGCAGAACGAGGCACATAAATCTCAAGGCTTCAGCTCTATTCAAAGCCATACATTCAAACCCAGCTCTACCAACTTCGAAAAGACTACTTCTGAAAGCACAACACGTACTTTTAAACCCTCTGTTGTTACCACTGACATATCCAGCCACTCTTTTAAACCACTGAACTTGCCCAATTTAAGCTCAGACGGTTACAGCACTTCTGAGTATTCAACCAATACCTACAAAACTCCCGAAGGGTATCGTACTGACTCCTACAAATATGAGTACTACAAATCGGAGCCAAAAACGACGTTTTCATCGaatactgaaaaatattataccaCGACAACTGTAAAAGGTGGTGATAAGGGAACTATAATGGGGCAACCCAGTCCTAAAAGTGCCTTTGAcagctttaaaaataatggagGCAGAGCTGATGAACAGTATCAGTCATCTTATTCATCCAATGTAGAGTATATAACCGAACCTCCGGTCGTGAAGGATGACTTGATTGAGCAAAAGACTATTAAGAAGTCGATAAATGAGGAAAGGTTTGAGAAGAGGACCACCACGACTAGTCGGACTACCAAGCAGGAGTCGCAgatgaaaacttttaaatttcagtaa